Proteins encoded by one window of Paenibacillus sp. DCT19:
- a CDS encoding histidine phosphatase family protein: MSSEVLTTLYFVRHAESEYVEGLERERGLTEQGKHDAETVSCLLRHESINLFYSSPYKRALDTVQGLADEMGVEIITIEDLRERALSSSNVRHTNFRAAKRKLYEERSFAFPGGESSIQAQQRAVQAISDILERHSGQKIVIGTHGDVMTLIFNYYDASYDYEFWGSTSMPDIYKLEFDEDHKLMQVSRLWKP, encoded by the coding sequence ATGAGCAGCGAGGTCTTAACGACATTGTATTTTGTAAGGCACGCGGAATCCGAGTATGTGGAAGGACTAGAGCGTGAACGTGGTTTGACAGAACAAGGTAAGCATGATGCCGAGACGGTTTCATGCTTACTTCGTCATGAGAGCATTAATCTATTCTATTCAAGTCCCTATAAGCGTGCGCTGGACACCGTGCAAGGGCTGGCAGACGAAATGGGAGTTGAGATCATAACCATAGAAGATTTGCGTGAGCGTGCATTATCTAGTTCCAATGTGCGGCATACCAACTTTCGAGCAGCCAAGCGCAAGCTGTATGAAGAGCGTTCATTTGCCTTTCCGGGTGGTGAATCCAGCATTCAAGCACAGCAGCGTGCAGTTCAAGCTATATCAGACATCTTAGAACGGCATTCAGGGCAAAAGATTGTGATTGGCACACATGGGGATGTCATGACCCTAATCTTCAATTATTATGATGCATCCTATGACTATGAGTTCTGGGGAAGTACCTCTATGCCAGATATTTATAAGCTGGAGTTTGATGAAGATCATAAACTCATGCAAGTAAGCCGTTTATGGAAGCCCTAA
- a CDS encoding PolC-type DNA polymerase III yields the protein MKTTFHNDTYTIEELHVSPLQEQTYCIFDLEGTGILPDQESVTQFGALLYNNRDQLHETFSTLSRADKPIPQAVAQLTGITNEDMITAPSFMEAFRAFTDFIGDRVLVTQAGYEYDLPILRRHCERYGLPMFNNDVLDTKAMFTYIHPEINEVISTDFLIQYYGLHTEGIQRHDALADCSIIALIFERILEEYRALGLDQFTADPARSMKRFVIPEMYLNDN from the coding sequence ATGAAAACTACATTTCATAATGATACATATACCATCGAGGAGCTACACGTTTCGCCTTTACAGGAGCAAACCTATTGTATATTCGATCTCGAAGGTACAGGCATCTTACCCGATCAAGAAAGTGTGACACAGTTTGGAGCGTTGTTATACAACAATCGTGACCAACTCCATGAGACTTTCTCGACGTTATCACGAGCTGATAAACCGATTCCGCAAGCCGTTGCACAATTAACGGGCATTACCAATGAAGATATGATTACGGCGCCCTCATTTATGGAAGCCTTTCGTGCTTTTACAGATTTCATTGGAGATCGTGTGCTTGTGACCCAAGCGGGGTATGAGTATGATTTGCCGATATTAAGACGTCATTGTGAGCGGTATGGACTGCCGATGTTTAACAATGATGTACTGGATACCAAAGCTATGTTTACATACATCCATCCTGAGATAAACGAAGTGATCTCCACGGATTTTCTGATTCAGTATTATGGCTTGCATACAGAGGGCATTCAGAGACATGATGCACTCGCAGATTGTAGTATTATCGCACTTATATTCGAACGGATTCTTGAAGAATACCGGGCGCTTGGTCTGGATCAATTCACAGCCGATCCTGCTCGTTCGATGAAACGGTTCGTGATACCAGAGATGTATCTGAATGATAATTGA
- a CDS encoding CPBP family intramembrane glutamic endopeptidase has product MTNQLTMRSAGWIFFVSYVMGILFTAWISSKGNPHHDNLMLFLAYVAIGQIVLNVMPAVIWCRYRNISLRTAFKLHKVSLRNVILSMLIFALSQMILLFFHQLTEVVSQWLGVSYGTSYYPIADSLFSLGILLISIGIIPPICEELLFRGVLLSGYAKRGLWFAAIVSSFLFALFHDNPYRLIELFGAALVSAIIVIRSGSIIPGIIVHLITNSTYVISSYIQGGDMLEGMTTPEGPTLLILLMTGFASLITLMICRWLYTRFDHPETGVRVNKAGASAGFRSLAWMIPILLSIVVFVIKFWIEKFAL; this is encoded by the coding sequence GTGACGAACCAACTGACGATGAGAAGTGCGGGATGGATCTTTTTTGTGTCCTATGTTATGGGCATCTTGTTCACGGCATGGATCAGTTCGAAAGGCAATCCACATCACGATAATCTAATGTTATTCCTCGCATATGTAGCCATTGGTCAAATCGTACTCAATGTGATGCCAGCCGTAATCTGGTGTCGATACCGAAATATATCTCTTCGAACAGCATTTAAGCTACATAAAGTATCTTTGAGGAATGTCATCCTGTCTATGTTGATATTTGCTCTAAGTCAGATGATCTTGCTGTTTTTCCACCAGCTTACTGAAGTTGTTTCACAATGGTTAGGGGTTTCTTATGGAACATCATATTATCCGATTGCGGACTCCCTGTTTTCCTTAGGCATTCTCTTGATAAGCATCGGGATCATTCCTCCGATCTGTGAGGAGCTCCTGTTTCGGGGCGTGTTGCTGAGCGGGTATGCCAAACGGGGACTGTGGTTCGCCGCGATTGTTAGTTCTTTTCTGTTCGCCTTGTTCCATGACAACCCCTACCGATTAATTGAATTATTCGGAGCGGCTCTCGTTTCAGCTATCATTGTCATTCGATCAGGCTCCATCATTCCAGGCATTATCGTTCATTTGATCACGAACTCTACGTATGTTATTAGCTCATATATTCAGGGAGGAGACATGCTGGAGGGGATGACAACCCCAGAGGGACCTACTCTACTCATCCTACTGATGACGGGTTTTGCCTCACTGATTACTTTGATGATCTGCAGATGGTTATATACTCGGTTTGATCATCCTGAGACTGGAGTAAGAGTGAACAAGGCTGGTGCTTCTGCTGGATTTCGTTCATTGGCCTGGATGATTCCGATCCTGCTATCTATCGTTGTGTTTGTTATCAAATTTTGGATAGAAAAATTCGCTTTATAA
- a CDS encoding class I SAM-dependent methyltransferase: MNFKESLLFLKSFFRSPKNVGSIIPSSRFLASKMVSQAPWLEAKAVAELGSGTGAITRYIYNEVQRSTKVLLFEMDETMRYQLQSTFPAFTCYPNATKLVETMAQADVQQLDVVFSGLPFFNFEPGLRDTLVDQIVKSLKPGGLFIAFQYSLQMRKTLSEHFIIEKIHVVPLNIPPAFVYVCRKKETI, encoded by the coding sequence TTGAATTTCAAAGAATCTCTTCTTTTTCTGAAAAGCTTTTTTCGCAGTCCCAAAAATGTAGGTAGCATTATTCCCAGCTCTCGTTTTCTAGCGAGCAAAATGGTAAGTCAGGCTCCTTGGCTTGAAGCCAAAGCAGTAGCCGAGCTTGGATCAGGTACTGGAGCAATTACACGTTACATCTATAACGAGGTTCAGCGATCAACCAAAGTTTTATTATTTGAGATGGATGAGACGATGAGATATCAATTGCAAAGTACATTTCCTGCGTTCACCTGTTATCCCAATGCGACTAAGTTAGTAGAGACAATGGCACAAGCTGATGTACAACAATTGGATGTGGTGTTTAGTGGATTACCCTTTTTCAACTTCGAACCTGGATTGCGAGACACCTTAGTGGATCAAATTGTAAAGTCACTTAAACCTGGTGGATTGTTTATTGCCTTTCAATATTCTCTGCAGATGAGAAAAACACTTTCTGAGCATTTCATTATCGAAAAAATCCACGTCGTGCCGCTCAACATCCCACCTGCTTTCGTTTATGTCTGCCGCAAAAAGGAAACAATTTAA
- a CDS encoding TetR/AcrR family transcriptional regulator: MNENYHQQIRNKHRDDLIAAGKELFLKHGLLQVKIKDVCSKAELSRVTFYKHFQSLDELLLTIQMQLVVNLTDHVSLSGNTGLNGREQLEAMLHAWISFARNHPDHIRFIQLFDINYEVYDFTPELRETYDRFNQIGKENHFLLDVLNAGITDGSIKNTSSPLQLAQFIFTVMMGALQKMVTRRSVDLYPPNEQMTGQLVDMLLHYACHDD; encoded by the coding sequence GTGAATGAAAATTATCATCAGCAGATTAGAAATAAACATCGCGATGACCTGATCGCAGCAGGTAAGGAACTTTTTTTGAAGCATGGACTGCTCCAGGTGAAGATCAAGGACGTTTGCTCCAAAGCAGAACTAAGCCGAGTAACCTTCTACAAGCATTTTCAGTCACTCGATGAGCTGCTTCTTACGATTCAAATGCAACTGGTGGTGAATTTAACGGATCATGTTAGTCTGTCGGGGAATACGGGGCTAAACGGTCGTGAACAGCTCGAAGCCATGCTTCATGCCTGGATCAGCTTTGCCCGGAACCATCCGGATCATATCCGATTCATTCAACTGTTCGACATCAACTATGAGGTTTATGATTTTACTCCTGAATTAAGAGAGACGTATGATCGATTCAATCAGATTGGCAAAGAAAATCACTTTCTGCTGGATGTACTTAATGCAGGGATCACAGATGGCAGCATCAAGAATACCTCTTCCCCACTTCAACTTGCTCAGTTTATATTCACGGTGATGATGGGTGCACTTCAGAAGATGGTCACACGTCGTTCAGTCGATCTCTACCCACCGAATGAGCAGATGACGGGGCAATTGGTGGACATGCTGCTGCATTACGCTTGCCATGATGATTAA